One region of Mugil cephalus isolate CIBA_MC_2020 chromosome 17, CIBA_Mcephalus_1.1, whole genome shotgun sequence genomic DNA includes:
- the ctage5 gene encoding melanoma inhibitory activity protein 2 isoform X3: MDLSHACRFLLIIGAALVIFPHFNLGLLSDYKVCGDSECESLMSRVQAIRDYHGKDCRYLSFRRGDTIFVYHKLTGKREDLWAGTIDKQFGYFPKDAVREEQVYATTEKVVETQKSDFFCMDESGFPIDTTDLDIDDDDDDDDKGDQIIQIQESETKQIVPHTDDMNPESPLTSTETSTESLVSTQEAVGDENVNVGDAATGLHEEAPEPPAPQNEQGGSPPSSWLGSSVTGWLGLAKDEPPGSLTEAEKEDERKETKADSSITSSVTGWLGFGGEGKSDDAEKVVEIREETADSFTSTVTGWFGFKSEKKLDAEKEQYKEEEEEKEEEPVEKFRSRRMSLDLEGSQLQEEEKSEMGTLSWLGNGLSSRLGFGQTNQETGQETNGGEDEEEKEQSASGSWLNMRIGGIMGFGQDNVRADESAGSGSTETEKDTTLQQPTGSQSVETSQSQAEDGKTVSSNEEEPPKEQNVPSTQADSADTNDKNIDTSESSKDTDLHIDAGSKIGHNDIAPHTKSEEKSLGGISNDISIEEDKDQLEDDSKEIKEIDEERSAEMEDKGHQMSTSMGNESQDEIKTENSVPDHSSVSDSIEQPVVVEEDKLQSVKSDSVQGEGPGITNQIDKTEESTNESAENIRDDDHEEEGAREETELAHRNVFTTQTEESNESQVGGDAEDNSGQLLPSAEERNEPIPLETYILTNDADKLAIDINAERETHSELRQKSETEIVEDISQDFGTLDLHSASGNTESPFENVLEEDRGTMSSGENTDQTPVSPQVDQEITNSDSDADKLMETVKETSAFEDVGDPTSTISNEIDSEELNDERKQEMVEVTENEKPEDLRAGEEGKNQEEVEELKEERQDVVGSNDEKKGEILKEEEGAKHEEKQDQMEKLKEEGKQEEAEELMVAEQQQEVGGYNDERLEEMGGANEEKVQQNVKDNEQEEKQNGVEEIEGEGNQQEGNEAKKEDKQEEEDKGMGGGMETEKKKEDKKLNENSVIENSLMDNKEEKEQEKKEVAELKGGEKGEETNTVKHEEKELKEEQKEQKTEESEEDMQTREEEVKEEGRQVELTKEVKQMELTREVKQIELPEEVKQVEVTKEVNQIELPEEVKQVDVTKEVKQTELPEEVKQVDVTKEVKQVEVPEEVKQVALPEEVKPVELPEEVKQVDVTEEVKQTELPEEVKQVEVTKEVKQTELPEEVKQVDVTKEVKQVEVPEELKQVALPEEVTQIELPEEVKQVELPREVKQVELPEEVKQVELPEEVKQVELMEEVKQVELPEEVKQVELTKEVKQVELPEEVKQVELMEEVKQVELPEEVKQVELMEEVKQVELPEEVKQVKLTKEVKQVELPEEVKQAELPEEVKQVEVTEQMLSSHLEEDNISRSESEYNDKVTQDENGLESSFIDITQLEEKQRESEENKQNEVEETKIKKQEGEEVVDHNLKCSNELCPPSEEGPGIERDRGVSEDGMSSASEGKQNEQVAETGERNTIQPDDKMSDNASSGAGNTHILNQGEETRSNGISINELPTSPSEPVVGQVVTPEQTEAESLPPEDRSRERESETGGAFGLFKDAFGFLSQTPTTESKEPTESAQSSDSDPQPHASPTPEQELVSTSDSIQNQNERTDSPQPDPPSAETHLHTASPNTEAPHQSTLTKYYKNLLAHMTVDETTLLLELFGRPKLQFLDYILTTSEGTIEDEDQSILLDVERLLHHHRETLVTPSIRLSDAPQEDKERTRILSALQKLEMLLERVKETFNTRKSDVSNHQADSSCAGASCSTHSKDRTVNTEKDKQREEEGVSLPLGSSLTLEDSMKQILDFVYQTAEDATTFAHAVMEVVSALPDDLRPGPDLYGVPWEPVIVTGLLGLVTMLIFTCRCYSSIKSRLYRRKERWMAEQVAQLLDEKCKVLETFSQCQQEYDELETSLRDSGVLAQTQKTEHLEVKARQLEHSKRELERDLEQLKDQLDQQREHRLEQERRIAMLEESMKTFEEESKELQSQEEQAQTTLKVYNMNSDRLQRNLETAGEENRVLQESNAQLRQQVEGWAERVSEVEAEMRRCEDAHSGMLQDVANKDERIMSLTDRLLSMKAWDSDLEEEEEQGENEANNGTPGKGENGRGSLTDTQGHLQKVQKLIYAAKLNADLKSVDEDKDRVFAKLNDEVKAKEDLEVSIKELENEKQSLQSDSGYYSDEVQRLQQKLHIMTEMYQENELKLHRLLTVEEKERLQKEEKLNKADKNIAMAMEELNNYRQRAEEMEEELEKTKQSYQTQISAHEKKAHNNWLAARAAERELSDIRRENALFRQKLTDTQFKLDALDKDPFALDTLARPLPFRAERSPYGPSPLGRPASETRPFLSPPTLMDGPPARLSPRGYMFPEPGGPMYRRPPPPPGALGHMPPPGSLPPGPLHPRGLPPGPPHPTDMTDGSYRENSLRPGEHRDEHRESGPGDRRTPPEADPRMGGPLPPGPPMGPMDGPFPRRAPYGPPPPADFYPPRIPGGPPMMPRWGPPPPGMFPPRFPPDGPLLPPAPHPHMPPYGHPMRPPPPDGLPPPSVGPPPPQQFVPSPPHVQSPEEHTPSPEDAI; this comes from the exons atggATCTTTCACATGCTTGTAGATTCCTGTTGATCATAGGTGCAGCTTTGGTGATTTTTCCTCACTTCAATCTAGGATTGTTGTCTGACTACAAGGTCTGTGGAGATTCGGAGTGTGAAA gcctgATGAGCAGAGTGCAGGCAATAAGGGACTACCATGGTAAGGACTGCCGTTACCTGAGCTTCAGACGGGGAGACACCATCTTTGTTTACCACAAACTGACCGGGAAGAGGGAAGACCTCTGGGCAGGCACT atcGACAAACAGTTTGGATATTTCCCAAAGGATGCGGTGCGGGAGGAGCAGGTTTATGCAACCACGGAGAAAGTGGTGGAAACACAG AAGTCAGATTTCTTCTGTATGGATGAGTCTGGCTTTCCCATTGACACCACTGATTTGgatattgatgatgatgatgatgatgatgataaggGTGACCAAATAATCCAAATCCAGGAGTCAGAAACTAAGCAAATCGTCCCACACACTGACGACATGAATCCTGAAAGCCCTTTGACATCTACAGAAACCTCCACAGAGTCTCTGGTTTCAACGCAGGAAGCAGTAGGAGATGAAAACGTAAACGTTGGTGATGCCGCAACTGGGCTACACGAGGAAGCACCCGAACCTCCTGCGCCTCAGAACGAACAAGGTGGGTCACCCCCCTCTTCCTGGCTCGGTTCTTCAGTGACAGGATGGTTAGGTCTGGCTAAAGATGAGCCACCTGGCAGTTTGAcagaagcagagaaggaggatgagaggaaagagacaaaGGCCGACTCTTCAATCACTTCCTCTGTGACTGGGTGGCTGGGGTTTGGAGGTGAAGGAAAATCGGATGATGCTGAAAAAGTTGTGGAAATTAGAGAAGAAACTGCTGATTCTTTCACTTCAACTGTAACTGGGTGGTTCGGTTTTAAATCTGAGAAAAAACTTGATGCAGAAAAAGAGCaatacaaagaagaagaagaagaaaaagaagaagaaccagtaGAGAAATTCAGGAGTAGGAGGATGTCTCTGGACCTAGAAGGTAGCCAAttacaggaagaagagaagagcgAGATGGGAACATTGAGTTGGTTGGGGAATGGGCTCTCAAGCAGGCTAGGATTTGGccagaccaatcaggaaacaggaCAAGAGACaaatggaggagaagatgaggaagagaaggaacagTCAGCATCCGGGTCCTGGTTGAATATGAGAATTGGAGGCATTATGGGGTTTGGGCAAGATAATGTTAGAGCAGATGAAAGTGCAGGAAGTGGCtctacagaaacagaaaaggataCAACCCTACAACAACCAACAGGATCACAGAGTGTGGAAACCAGCCAGTCCCAGGCAGAAGATGGAAAGACCGTGAGTAGCAATGAAGAAGAACCcccaaaagaacaaaatgtccCATCCACACAGGCAGACAGTGCTGATactaatgataaaaatattgatACATCAGAGAGTAGCAAGGACACTGACTTACACATAGATGCCGGATCCAAGATTGGTCACAATGATATTGCCCCTCATACCAAGTCTGAGGAAAAATCTTTAGGTGGAATATCTAATGACATTAGTATTGAAGAAGACAAAGATCAGTTAGAAGATGACAgtaaggaaataaaagaaatcgaTGAGGAAAGATCTGCAGAAATGGAGGACAAAGGTCATCAAATGTCCACATCAATGGGAAATGAGAGTCAGgatgaaattaaaactgaaaattctGTCCCAGACCACAGTTCTGTGTCAGACTCCATAGAGCAACCTGTTGTGGTTGAGGAAGATAAACTGCAAAGTGTGAAATCAGACAGCGTGCAGGGGGAAGGACCTGGCATTACAAATCAGATTGATAAAACAGAGGAATCCACCAATGAATCTGCTGAAAATATTAGAGATGACGATCACGAAGAAGAGGGGGCTCGTGAAGAGACAGAGCTAGCTCACAGAAACGTTTTCACAACTCAGACTGAAGAATCAAATGAAAGCCAAGTCGGTGGTGATGCAGAAGACAACAGTGGCCAGCTTTTACCGTCAGCCGAGGAGAGAAATGAACCAATCCCACTTGAGACTTATATTTTGACAAACGATGCAGATAAATTAGCAATAGATATTAATGCAGAAAGAGAGACTCATAGTGAATTGAGGCAGAAGTCAGAGACGGAAATTGTTGAGGACATCTCTCAGGACTTTGGaactttagatttacattctgcTAGTGGAAATACTGAAAGTCCTTTTGAAAATGTCttagaggaggacagaggaacTATGTCCTCTGGTGAAAACACAGATCAGACCCCAGTGTCTCCACAGGTGGACCAAGAGATCACAAACAGTGATAGTGATGCAGACAAGCTCATGGAAACTGTGAAAGAGACATCAGCCTTTGAAGATGTAGGTGATCCAACGTCCACCATAAGCAATGAAATAGATAGTGAGGAGTTAAATGACGAGAGGAAGCAGGAGATGGTggaagtgacagaaaatgagaaacCGGAGGATTTGAGGGCGGGTGAAGAAGGAAAGAATCAGGAAGAAGTAGAGGAATTAAAGGAAGAGCGGCAAGACGTGGTGGGGTCAAATGACGAGAAGAAAGGCGAGATAttaaaagaagaggagggggcgaaacatgaagaaaaacaggatCAGATGGAAAAAttaaaggaggaggggaagcaggaggaagcagaggagttGATGGTTGCAGAACAGCAGCAAGAAGTGGGGGGGTATAATGATGAGAGGTTAGAGGAGATGGGTGGGGCAAACGAAGAGAAGGTACAGCAAAATGTGAAGGACAATGAACAGGAAGAAAAGCAGAACGGCGTggaagagatagagggagaggGGAATCAACAGGAAGGCAACGAGGCAAAGAAGGAGGacaagcaggaggaggaggacaagggaATGGGAGGGGGAATGGAGactgagaaaaagaaggaggacaagaaattaaatgaaaattctGTAATTGAGAATTCTTTAATGGAcaacaaagaggagaaagagcaggagaagaaggaggtggCAGAATTaaagggaggagagaaaggggaggagaCAAATACGGTAAAACATGAGGAGAAGGAACTAAAGGAGGAACAGAAAGAGCAGAAGACTGAAGAGTCAGAGGAAGACATGCAGACCAGGGAAGAGGAAGTCAAGGAAGAGGGAAGGCAGGTGGAGTTAACAAAGGAGGTGAAACAGATGGAGTTAACAAGGGAGGTGAAACAGATAGAGTTACCAGAGGAGGTGAAACAGGTGGAGGTAACAAAAGAGGTGAATCAGATAGAGTTACCAGAGGAGGTGAAACAGGTGGATGTAACAAAGGAGGTGAAGCAGACAGAGTTACCAGAGGAGGTGAAACAGGTGGATGTAACAAAGGAGGTGAAACAGGTGGAGGTACCAGAGGAGGTGAAACAGGTGGCGTTACCAGAGGAGGTGAAACCGGTGGAGTTACCAGAGGAGGTGAAACAGGTGGATGTAACAGAGGAGGTGAAACAGACAGAGTTACCAGAGGAGGTGAAGCAGGTGGAGGTAACAAAGGAGGTGAAACAGACAGAGTTACCAGAGGAGGTGAAACAGGTGGATGTAACAAAGGAGGTGAAACAGGTGGAGGTACCAGAGGAGTTGAAACAGGTGGCGTTACCAGAGGAGGTGACACAGATAGAGTTACCAGAGGAGGTGAAACAAGTGGAGTTACCAAGGGAGGTGAAACAGGTAGAGTTACCAGAGGAAGTGAAACAGGTAGAGTTACCAGAGGAGGTGAAACAGGTGGAGTTAatggaggaggtgaaacagGTAGAGTTACCAGAGGAGGTGAAACAGGTAGAGTTAACAAAGGAGGTGAAACAGGTAGAGTTACCAGAGGAGGTGAAACAGGTGGAGTTAatggaggaggtgaaacagGTAGAGTTACCAGAGGAGGTGAAACAGGTGGAGTTAatggaggaggtgaaacagGTAGAGTTACCAGAGGAAGTGAAACAGGTGAAGCTAACAAAGGAGGTGAAACAGGTAGAGTTACCAGAGGAGGTGAAACAGGCAGAGTTACCAGAGGAGGTGAAACAGGTGGAGGTAACAGAACAGATGCTGTCATCTCATTTAGAGGAGGATAACATTAGCAGATCAGAGTCAGAATATAATGATAAAGTGACACAAGATGAAAACGGGTTAGAATCATCATTTATTGACATAACACAGttggaagagaaacagagagagtctgaggaaaataaacaaaatgaggTCGAAGAGACAAAGATTAAAAAGCaagagggtgaggaggtggtggatCACAACCTTAAATGTTCAAATGAGCTGTGTCCTCCTAGTGAGGAGGGTCCTGGGATAGAAAGAGATAGAGGTGTCTCTGAGGATGGAATGAGTTCAGCaagtgaaggaaaacaaaatgaacaagttgccgagacaggagagaggaacACGATACAACCTGATGACAAAATGTCAGATAATGCTTCCAGTGGGGCAGGAAACACTCATATACTCAATCAGGGTGAGGAAACTAGAAGTAATGGGATTTCCATTAATGAGCTTCCGACCTCACCCAGTGAACCAGTTGTAGGCCAGGTTGTGACGCCTGAACAGACTGAAGCTGAGTCACTTCCACCTGAAGATCgcagtagagagagagagagtgaaactGGAGGAGCTTTTGGTCTTTTCAAAGATGCCTTTGGCTTTTTAAGCCAAACACCGACCACTGAATCTAAGGAGCCCACAGAATCAGCTCAGAGTTCCGACAGTGATCCACAGCCACATGCCTCTCCAACTCCTGAGCAGGAGCTGGTTTCCACTTCTGATTCTATCCAGAATCAAAATGAGCGAACAGACTCTCCACAGCCTGATCCTCCCTCTGCTGAAACCCATCTCCATACTGCGTCACCGAACACAGAAGCGCCACACCAATCAACGCTCACCAAATACTACAAGAACCTTCTAGCCCACATGACTGTGGATGAGACGACTCTTTTGTTGGAGCTGTTCGGGCGACCCAAGCTCCAGTTCCTGGATTACATTTTGACCACGTCAGAAGGCACGATTGAAGACGAGGATCAGTCTATACTGTTGGATGTAGAGAGGCTTCTGCATCATCACAGGGAGACGCTAGTCACTCCTAGCATCAGGCTCTCTGATGCACCACAGGAGGACAAAGAAAGGACCAGAATACTCAGTGCACTTCAGAAGCTGGAAATGCTCCtggaaagagtgaaagagacCTTTAACACACGAAAATCAGATGTCAGTAATCATCAAG CAGACTCCAGCTGTGCTGGCGCATCCTGCTCGACTCACAGCAAAGATAGAACAGTGAACACTGAGAAGGATAAACAGCGCGAAGAAGAGGGAGTGTCCCTTCCTCTAGGATCATCACTGACACTGGAAG ATTCAATGAAGCAAATTCTGGACTTTGTTTATCAGACAGCTGAGGACGCCACCACCTTTGCACATGCAGTGATGGAG GTTGTATCAGCACTGCCCGATGACCtaagacctggaccagacctgtaCGGTGTGCCATGGGAACCCGTCATCGTCACGGGTCTGTTGGGCCTGGTGACAATGCTAATATTCACGTGTAGATGTTACAGCTCT ATCAAAAGCAGATTGTATCGAA GGAAAGAGCGGTGGATGGCTGAACAGGTCGCACAGCTGCTGGATGAGAAGTGTAAAGTCCTTGAGACTTTCAGTCAATGTCAACAAGAG TATGATGAATTGGAGACTTCACTGAGGGACAGTGGTGTCTTGGCCCAGACTCAAAAGACAGAACATCTGGAG GTCAAAGCCAGGCAGCTAGAACACTCTAAACGAGAGCTGGAGAGAGATCTGGAACAACTGAAGGATCAACTGGACCAGCAGAGAGAACATAGGCTAGAACAAGAGCGGAGG ATAGCAATGCTTGAGGAGagcatgaaaacatttgaagaGGAATCTAAAGAGCTCCAGtcacaggaggagcag GCACAAACCACTCTGAAAGTGTACAATATGAACAGTGACAGGCTACAGAGGAACCTAGAAACGGCAGGAGAGGAGAACAGGGTGCTACAGGAGAGCAATGCTCAG CTGAGGCAGCAGGTGGAGGGCTGGGCAGAAAGAGTGAGTGAGGTGGAGGCAGAGATGAGGAGATGTGAGGACGCCCACAGTGGAATGCTACAGGATGTGGCCAACAAGGATGAACGCATAATG TCCCTGACAGATCGGCTGCTAAGTATGAAAGCTTGGGATTCtgatctggaggaggaggaggaacaaggaGAGAATGAAGCGAACAATGGGACACCAGGAAAAGGAGAGAATGGAAGAGGGAGCCTAACAGACACACAGGGCCATCTGCAGAAAGTCCAGAAACTCATTTATGCTGCTAAG cTGAATGCAGATCTCAAATCAGTAGATGAAGATAAGGACAGAGTATTTGCCAAACTGAATGATGAAGTCAAAGCTAAAGAAGACTTGGAAG tgaGCATTAAGGAGCTGGAGAATGAGAAACAGTCTCTACAGTCTGACTCTGGGTACTACTCAGATGAG GTGCAACGATTACAACAGAAACTCCATATCATGACAGAAATGTACCAGGAGAATGAGCTCAAGCTGCACAG ACTGCTGACAGTGGAAGAAAAGGAACGCCTtcagaaagaggagaagttAAATAAGGCTGACAAAAACATTGCGATGGCTATGGAGGAGCTCAACAACTACAG GCAACGAGcagaagagatggaggaagagctggagaaAACCAAACAGTCTTACCAGACTCAAATATCCGCACATGAGAAGAAGGCTCATAATAACTGG CTGGCAGCccgagcagcagagagagaactaTCAGACATCAGAAGAGAGAACGCCCTCTTCAGACAGAA acTAACAGATACACAGTTTAAATTGGACGCCCTTGACAAAGATCCATTTGCCTTGGACACGCTGGCTAGACCGCTGCCTTTCcgag CTGAAAGGTCACCGTACGGGCCTTCTCCTCTGGGTCGACCTGCGTCTGAAACCAgacctttcctctctcctcctacACTGATGGATGGACCTCCTGCTAGACTGTCTCCTAGAG GCTATATGTTTCCAGAACCGGGGGGCCCAATGTACAGGAGACCTCCACCTCCCCCAGGAGCTCTGGGCCATATGCCTCCTCCAGGCTCCCTCCCTCCTGGGCCTCTCCATCCTAGGGGACTACCCCCAGGACCCCCTCACCCCACAGACATGACAG ATGGCTCCTATAGAGAAAACAGCCTGAGACCTGGTGAACACAGAGACGAACACAGAGAG tcTGGTCCCGGAGACCGAAGGACTCCCCCTGAAGCAGATCCAAGGATGGGCGGTCCACTCCCTCCCGGACCCCCCATGGGTCCCATGGATGGTCCCTTTCCTCGTAGAGCCCCTTATGGACCCCCACCTCCAGCTGATTTCTACCCTCCCAGGATTCCAGGGGGGCCTCCCATGATGCCTA GATGGGGCCCCCCTCCTCCCGGGATGTTCCCTCCTCGGTTCCCTCCCGATGGACCTCTactccctcctgctcctcatcctcacATGCCACCCTATGGTCACCCAAtgcgcccccctcctcctgatGGACTCCCACCTCCCTCTGTGGGCCCTCCCCCTCCTCAGCAGTTCGTCCCATCCCCACCACACGTACAGTCACCGGAGGAGCACACGCCCTCGCCCGAAGACGCCATTTGA